In one Niallia taxi genomic region, the following are encoded:
- the lpdA gene encoding dihydrolipoyl dehydrogenase has protein sequence MANEYDLVILGGGTGGYVAAIRASQLGLKTAIVEKSKLGGTCLHNGCIPSKALLRSAEVYATAKKAEDFGVLTSNVSLDFGKVQARKAGIVQKLHSGVQYLMKKGKIDVYEGNGRILGPSIFSPIPGTISVEMNNGEENEMLLPKNVIVSTGSRPNALPGLDVDGKYVLSSEEALKMEELPKSILIVGGGVIGVEWASMLADFDVDVTVIEYSNTIVPTEDKEISLELKKQLEKKGVKVVTGAKVLSETLEKKEQVSIQAEIKGEKVFFAAEKVLVSVGRIGNVEGIGLENTDIIVNNNKIEVNDHFQTKESHIYAIGDVIGGLQLAHVASHEGLKAVEHIAGLTPERLDYQKIAKCIYTHPEVASIGYSEEEAIAKGFAIKKGKFSFQAIGKALVHGEQEGFVKIIADRKTDDILGVHIIGPHATDMISEAALAMVLDAAPWEIGATIHPHPTLSEAIGEAALAVDGKEIHG, from the coding sequence ATGGCTAATGAATATGATTTAGTTATTTTAGGCGGAGGTACTGGCGGCTATGTTGCCGCAATCCGCGCCTCCCAATTAGGTCTTAAAACAGCCATCGTGGAAAAAAGCAAGCTTGGCGGAACATGCCTGCATAATGGCTGTATTCCAAGCAAAGCATTATTGAGAAGTGCGGAAGTTTATGCCACTGCAAAAAAAGCGGAGGACTTTGGTGTACTTACGAGTAATGTGAGTCTTGACTTTGGAAAAGTTCAAGCGAGAAAGGCTGGGATTGTCCAAAAGCTTCATAGTGGTGTGCAATATTTAATGAAAAAAGGCAAAATAGACGTTTATGAAGGAAACGGAAGAATCCTCGGTCCATCCATCTTCTCACCAATACCAGGAACCATTTCGGTGGAAATGAATAATGGAGAAGAAAATGAAATGCTGCTTCCAAAAAACGTCATAGTTTCAACGGGTTCAAGGCCAAATGCATTGCCAGGACTAGACGTTGATGGAAAGTATGTTCTTAGCTCTGAGGAAGCATTGAAAATGGAGGAGCTTCCTAAATCCATTCTAATTGTTGGCGGCGGTGTTATTGGAGTGGAGTGGGCTTCCATGCTTGCTGATTTTGATGTCGATGTTACGGTAATTGAATATAGTAACACCATTGTTCCTACGGAAGATAAAGAAATCAGCTTAGAGCTGAAAAAACAGCTGGAAAAGAAGGGCGTTAAGGTCGTTACAGGTGCTAAAGTACTGTCTGAGACATTAGAGAAAAAAGAACAAGTTTCAATCCAAGCCGAAATCAAGGGCGAAAAGGTATTTTTTGCTGCTGAAAAGGTGCTTGTGTCGGTTGGCAGAATTGGCAATGTAGAAGGCATTGGGTTAGAGAATACAGATATTATTGTGAACAATAATAAAATAGAAGTTAATGACCATTTCCAAACAAAGGAATCTCATATTTACGCGATTGGTGATGTAATCGGAGGTCTGCAGCTTGCCCATGTTGCTTCTCACGAAGGATTGAAGGCTGTCGAACACATTGCAGGATTAACGCCAGAGCGTCTCGATTATCAAAAAATCGCTAAATGTATTTATACACATCCGGAAGTAGCAAGCATTGGTTATTCTGAGGAAGAGGCTATTGCTAAGGGCTTTGCTATTAAAAAAGGAAAGTTTTCCTTCCAAGCAATCGGTAAGGCATTGGTGCATGGCGAACAGGAAGGCTTTGTCAAAATAATCGCAGACCGCAAAACAGATGACATATTGGGTGTTCATATTATTGGTCCACATGCTACAGATATGATTTCAGAAGCGGCACTTGCGATGGTGCTTGATGCGGCTCCGTGGGAAATTGGAGCAACCATACATCCTCACCCGACATTGTCGGAAGCAATTGGAGAGGCTGCACTTGCAGTCGATGGAAAGGAGATACACGGATGA
- a CDS encoding sigma 54-interacting transcriptional regulator — protein MDLSYQSIEQSIFQELKEAVILIDKHGKIVCYNQQAKVVAQSQHSRELSMHAHILDVFPKSELMRVLQTKKAEIRKLFRLNDTLSVHVSRFPLLDNAGELLGAAAIIQQDGASAENNWQIDEYIQEGMQTVLQNTSQAFVILNEHGFTILQNPAHEKFLLTLQKDSAAEAVWKQKLEEVCKKTLQTRRMVEEKIRGESMEGSVKCLPNLIDGVLKGCILFIDHNMEQAELRKKLEQSRRIIRALETQSRFKDFTINSARMKMAVQQGKIAADMDYPVFLRGAAGTGKKMLANAIHNDGKRRYQAFTVVDCLKDEGKLADYLGRMSSKDISSHPQGTVYFKNITALPLNQQMQLHQIALNSQGNAAVYRLIVSSDVNVETAMIEGAFQKELYYDLLQTSIHMPALKERKEDIAPLVEEWIQIGNEEYGSCITSIDPAAMEVLQNFPYNNNFKELRASLEHSLAKLDRGTTTLSVSHLAFFANAKNNQEESNPDTGDKPLSELVEEYEKVIIKKTMAELDGNKTLTAKKLGLSVRNLYYKLEKYQLN, from the coding sequence ATGGATCTGTCTTATCAATCAATAGAGCAATCCATCTTTCAGGAATTAAAAGAAGCTGTCATCCTGATTGATAAACACGGAAAAATCGTTTGCTATAACCAACAGGCTAAAGTTGTTGCTCAAAGTCAGCACAGCCGGGAATTATCTATGCATGCACATATTCTTGACGTATTTCCAAAAAGTGAACTGATGAGAGTTCTGCAGACAAAAAAGGCAGAAATAAGAAAGTTGTTTCGTCTAAATGACACACTGTCTGTTCACGTATCCCGTTTTCCGCTTTTAGATAATGCAGGGGAACTACTCGGAGCAGCCGCTATCATTCAACAGGACGGAGCTTCTGCAGAAAATAACTGGCAGATCGATGAATACATACAAGAAGGCATGCAGACAGTTTTGCAAAATACATCACAGGCTTTTGTAATTTTGAATGAGCACGGATTTACTATTTTGCAAAATCCTGCACACGAGAAATTTTTGCTCACGCTGCAAAAAGACAGTGCCGCAGAAGCTGTTTGGAAACAGAAGCTAGAAGAGGTGTGTAAGAAGACACTTCAAACAAGACGAATGGTCGAAGAGAAGATTAGGGGCGAATCAATGGAAGGCAGTGTTAAATGTCTTCCTAACTTAATAGATGGTGTGCTGAAGGGCTGTATTCTGTTCATTGACCACAATATGGAGCAAGCGGAGCTGAGGAAGAAACTAGAGCAATCAAGAAGGATTATTCGCGCACTGGAAACGCAAAGCCGGTTCAAGGATTTTACGATAAACTCTGCGAGAATGAAAATGGCAGTCCAGCAAGGGAAAATTGCTGCAGATATGGATTATCCCGTTTTTTTGAGAGGGGCTGCAGGAACTGGCAAGAAGATGCTTGCAAATGCCATTCATAATGACGGGAAAAGAAGATATCAAGCATTTACTGTTGTTGATTGTTTGAAGGATGAGGGAAAGCTTGCAGACTATTTGGGCAGGATGAGTAGTAAGGATATTTCCAGTCATCCGCAAGGAACCGTATATTTTAAAAATATTACAGCATTACCCTTGAACCAACAAATGCAGCTGCATCAAATTGCTCTTAACAGTCAGGGAAATGCAGCTGTCTACCGTTTGATTGTTTCCTCTGATGTAAATGTAGAAACAGCTATGATAGAAGGCGCCTTCCAGAAAGAGCTTTATTATGACCTGTTGCAAACAAGCATCCATATGCCAGCATTAAAAGAAAGAAAAGAAGACATCGCTCCACTTGTGGAAGAGTGGATTCAGATTGGCAATGAGGAATATGGTAGCTGTATAACGTCCATTGACCCAGCAGCAATGGAAGTGCTGCAAAATTTCCCATACAATAATAATTTCAAAGAATTGCGGGCAAGTTTAGAGCATTCACTTGCAAAATTAGATAGAGGGACAACTACATTAAGTGTTAGTCATCTTGCTTTTTTTGCCAATGCTAAGAACAACCAAGAAGAAAGTAATCCTGATACTGGGGATAAGCCTCTTTCTGAGCTGGTTGAAGAATATGAAAAGGTCATTATAAAAAAGACAATGGCGGAGCTTGATGGTAATAAGACACTTACTGCAAAAAAATTAGGCTTATCCGTTCGGAATTTATATTATAAATTGGAAAAATACCAATTGAACTAG
- the buk gene encoding butyrate kinase: MKKKHRILIINPKADATAIALYENEVPIFEQSIIQEDTKGYSAVSLQAPARTKKILDFLLSEGINLSKINAVAGRGGLLKPIKGGTYMVNDEMLEDLRAGERGEHASNLGGIIAADIASGLNIPAFIVDPVVVDELDDVARISGYPLISRKSVFHALNHKACGRRAAMELGKRYEDCHFIVAHLGDGITIGAHKQGKVIDVNNGLNGEGPFSPERAGSLPHGDLIDLCYSGKYSYKEMKEQLLYHAGISGYLNKNDLTQLEEGMKDGSEQDELIFRALAYQVAKEIGSASTVLSGQIDAIILTGVMAYSHLLVDEIVKRTNWIADVFTYPGENDMQSLANGCLRVLRGEEQAKEYTHKVGKQESELYG, from the coding sequence ATGAAGAAAAAACATCGCATATTAATCATAAATCCGAAAGCGGATGCAACTGCTATTGCATTATATGAGAATGAAGTACCCATCTTTGAACAATCTATCATACAGGAGGATACAAAAGGTTATTCTGCTGTCTCGCTTCAAGCACCAGCTCGGACCAAAAAAATTCTTGATTTTCTTTTGTCAGAAGGCATTAACCTATCCAAAATTAATGCTGTTGCCGGAAGAGGCGGGCTGCTAAAGCCGATTAAAGGCGGTACATACATGGTTAACGACGAGATGCTAGAAGACCTGAGAGCTGGTGAAAGAGGAGAGCACGCCTCCAATTTAGGAGGAATTATTGCTGCAGACATTGCTAGTGGATTGAATATCCCTGCATTTATTGTTGACCCTGTTGTCGTTGATGAGCTAGATGATGTAGCAAGGATATCAGGCTATCCACTCATCTCAAGAAAAAGTGTATTTCATGCACTGAATCATAAAGCATGCGGAAGAAGAGCTGCCATGGAGCTTGGCAAGCGCTATGAGGACTGTCATTTTATTGTGGCACATCTTGGCGATGGGATTACGATAGGGGCGCACAAGCAAGGCAAGGTCATTGACGTGAATAATGGTTTGAATGGAGAAGGCCCTTTCAGTCCTGAAAGAGCAGGCAGCCTCCCACACGGAGATTTGATCGACCTTTGCTATTCAGGTAAGTACAGCTATAAGGAAATGAAAGAGCAATTGCTGTACCATGCAGGGATTTCAGGCTATTTAAATAAGAACGATCTCACCCAATTAGAGGAAGGCATGAAGGATGGGAGCGAGCAGGATGAACTCATTTTCCGTGCGTTAGCGTATCAAGTAGCGAAGGAAATCGGGAGTGCGAGCACGGTCCTGTCAGGCCAAATTGACGCGATTATTTTAACTGGGGTGATGGCATACAGCCATTTACTCGTTGATGAAATTGTGAAAAGAACAAATTGGATTGCAGATGTGTTTACATATCCAGGTGAAAATGACATGCAATCACTTGCGAACGGCTGTTTACGTGTACTTCGCGGTGAAGAGCAAGCAAAAGAATATACACATAAAGTTGGAAAACAGGAGAGTGAATTATATGGCTAA
- a CDS encoding alpha-ketoacid dehydrogenase subunit beta: MAVISYIDAVTMAIREEMERDDKVFILGEDVGVKGGVFKATTGLYEQFGEARVIDAPLAESAIAGVGIGAAMYGMKPIAEMQFADFIMPAVNQIVSEAAKIRYRSNNDWTCPIVIRAPYGGGIHGALYHSQSVEAMFANTPGLKIVMPSTPYDVKGLLKAAVRDPDPVLFFEHKRAYRLIKGEVPEDDYVLPIGKADVKREGEDITVITYGLCVHFALQAAEKLAEDGISAHVLDLRTVYPLDQEAIIEAASKTGKVLLITEDNKEGSIISEVAAIIAENCLFDLDAPIMRLAGPDIPAMPYAPTMEKHFIISPEKVENAMRKLAEF; encoded by the coding sequence ATGGCAGTTATTTCATATATTGATGCAGTTACTATGGCCATCAGAGAAGAGATGGAAAGAGATGATAAGGTATTTATTTTAGGTGAGGATGTTGGCGTTAAAGGCGGCGTATTTAAGGCAACAACCGGATTATATGAGCAGTTTGGTGAAGCAAGAGTCATTGATGCACCACTGGCAGAGTCTGCGATTGCAGGTGTTGGAATTGGTGCGGCAATGTATGGAATGAAGCCGATTGCTGAAATGCAGTTTGCTGATTTCATTATGCCTGCAGTTAACCAAATAGTCTCAGAGGCGGCAAAAATCCGCTATCGCTCGAACAATGACTGGACTTGTCCTATCGTTATTCGTGCACCATACGGCGGAGGTATCCATGGCGCTCTTTATCATTCCCAATCAGTGGAAGCGATGTTTGCGAACACACCTGGTTTGAAAATTGTTATGCCTTCTACACCTTATGATGTGAAGGGACTATTAAAAGCAGCTGTCCGCGACCCTGATCCTGTATTGTTCTTTGAGCATAAACGTGCCTATCGTTTGATTAAAGGCGAGGTGCCAGAAGACGATTATGTGCTGCCGATCGGTAAGGCAGATGTGAAGCGTGAGGGCGAGGATATCACTGTCATTACATACGGATTATGTGTGCATTTTGCATTACAGGCAGCAGAAAAGCTTGCTGAAGACGGGATTTCTGCACATGTATTGGATTTACGCACTGTTTATCCGCTTGATCAAGAAGCAATTATTGAGGCTGCTTCAAAAACAGGAAAGGTACTCCTAATTACAGAGGACAACAAAGAAGGAAGTATCATTAGTGAAGTTGCAGCGATTATTGCTGAAAATTGCCTATTTGACTTAGATGCGCCGATTATGAGACTTGCAGGTCCAGATATCCCAGCAATGCCTTATGCGCCAACAATGGAAAAACACTTCATTATCAGCCCAGAAAAAGTCGAAAATGCAATGCGTAAGCTGGCAGAATTTTAA
- a CDS encoding AEC family transporter — protein sequence MGIGQIFIILIPIFFVIILGYLAGYFKKFDAASSKGLNTLVTKFALPAHLFVGITTTSKQTLIDKWPFFVTMFIGIIGFYVVLLLISRFVFKTSTTPASMFSLNSTQPSFAFMGIPVLGSIFGADAVAIPIAITGVVVNALLDPLASIIGTIGQSSANAKEKGQSLWKVTISSILHGLSEPLACVPLLGVVLILCGFHSPDILADSLDEIGSITSGAALFAIGVTIGIRNIKFSKIAIGIAFIKAIIHPLAMVLIALMMGLSKTDMTNAILLVAFPGSAVAAMIATRFETLEAETASSFVLSAILSLITLPIFLSWLM from the coding sequence ATGGGTATAGGTCAAATATTTATTATATTAATACCAATTTTCTTTGTCATTATTTTAGGATACTTGGCAGGATATTTTAAGAAGTTTGATGCAGCATCATCTAAAGGTTTGAACACACTTGTGACTAAGTTTGCGTTGCCTGCGCATTTATTTGTCGGGATTACAACAACTTCTAAACAAACTTTAATTGATAAATGGCCGTTCTTTGTAACGATGTTCATTGGAATTATCGGCTTCTATGTTGTACTTTTACTGATTTCACGTTTCGTATTTAAAACATCTACAACTCCTGCATCTATGTTTTCGTTAAATTCTACGCAGCCATCATTTGCATTTATGGGTATCCCTGTATTAGGGAGCATCTTTGGTGCAGATGCAGTTGCGATTCCTATTGCGATTACTGGTGTAGTAGTTAATGCGCTTCTTGATCCTTTGGCTAGTATTATCGGTACAATTGGCCAGTCAAGTGCCAATGCGAAGGAAAAGGGACAAAGCTTGTGGAAAGTAACGATTTCTTCTATCTTGCATGGATTGTCTGAACCACTTGCATGTGTACCGTTGCTTGGTGTCGTTTTAATTCTTTGCGGTTTCCATTCACCAGACATATTGGCAGACAGCTTAGACGAAATTGGTTCCATCACTTCAGGTGCTGCTTTGTTTGCAATTGGTGTAACAATCGGTATCCGTAATATTAAGTTTAGTAAAATTGCCATCGGTATTGCTTTCATTAAAGCAATCATTCATCCACTAGCGATGGTTCTGATTGCTCTTATGATGGGATTATCTAAAACAGATATGACAAATGCAATCCTATTGGTTGCTTTCCCAGGATCAGCAGTTGCTGCCATGATTGCAACTAGATTTGAGACATTGGAAGCTGAAACAGCATCCTCCTTTGTCCTGAGTGCTATCCTGTCCTTAATTACATTACCAATCTTCTTGTCCTGGTTAATGTGA
- a CDS encoding thiamine pyrophosphate-dependent dehydrogenase E1 component subunit alpha produces MVEKRHLQAGLTDEQVLEMYRYMLLARRIDERMWLLNRSGKIPFVVSCQGQEAAQVGTAFAFDRAKDYSLPYYRDLGVVLAFGQTPKEIMLQGFAKAEDPNSGGRQMPGHFGQKKNRIVTGSSPVTTQVPHAVGIALAGKIEKKDFVTYVSFGEGSSNQGDFHEGANFAGVHKLPVIFVCENNKYAISVPIEKQLACENVSDRAIGYGMPGYTVDGNDPIEVYRVTKEAVDRARRGEGPTLIETVSYRLTPHSSDDDDRAYRGREEVAEAKAKDPVITFKQYLLDTGVLTEEMDKELNADMMQIIDDATEYAEKAPYAKPEDAMNYVYGN; encoded by the coding sequence ATGGTAGAAAAACGCCATTTACAGGCAGGATTAACGGATGAGCAAGTACTTGAAATGTATAGATATATGCTGCTGGCACGCCGCATTGATGAAAGGATGTGGCTGTTAAATCGTTCAGGTAAAATTCCTTTTGTTGTTTCATGCCAAGGGCAAGAAGCAGCTCAAGTAGGTACAGCATTTGCTTTTGACAGGGCGAAAGATTATTCGTTGCCGTATTATCGTGATTTAGGGGTTGTGCTTGCATTCGGACAAACACCTAAGGAAATTATGCTGCAAGGGTTTGCGAAGGCAGAGGACCCGAACTCAGGCGGCAGACAAATGCCAGGACATTTCGGACAAAAGAAAAACCGGATCGTGACAGGCTCTTCACCTGTAACAACACAGGTTCCTCATGCTGTCGGAATTGCGTTGGCAGGAAAAATCGAGAAAAAAGACTTTGTTACCTATGTGAGCTTTGGAGAAGGATCTTCCAATCAGGGTGATTTCCATGAAGGAGCCAATTTCGCTGGAGTGCATAAACTCCCAGTCATTTTCGTTTGCGAAAATAATAAATATGCTATTTCTGTTCCAATTGAAAAGCAATTGGCTTGTGAAAATGTTTCTGACAGAGCAATCGGATACGGCATGCCTGGTTATACAGTCGATGGTAACGATCCGATTGAAGTATACCGTGTCACAAAAGAAGCGGTTGACAGAGCAAGAAGAGGCGAAGGACCAACTTTGATTGAGACAGTATCATACCGCTTAACGCCTCACTCTTCTGACGATGATGACAGAGCATACAGAGGTCGTGAAGAAGTGGCAGAAGCAAAAGCGAAGGATCCAGTGATTACATTCAAGCAATACTTATTAGACACAGGCGTTCTGACAGAAGAAATGGATAAAGAGCTTAATGCTGACATGATGCAAATCATTGATGATGCAACAGAATATGCAGAAAAAGCTCCATATGCAAAACCTGAAGATGCGATGAATTATGTGTACGGGAATTAA
- a CDS encoding NAD-dependent malic enzyme: MSKVIFLEKDGSIHTALKGKDVLANPLLNKGVAFTEKEREELGLNGILPPAVLTLEEQVQRAYEQFTSKSTNLEKNNSLNDLFNRNVVLYYRLLTDHLSEMLPIVYTPTVGQSIQEYSHEYHRPGGVYLSINDLDGIEQALANTGASSDDIDLIVATDSESILGIGDWGVGGINIAIGKLAVYTAAAGIHPKRVLPVVLDAGTNNEKLINDPLYIGNRHERIRGEKYNQFIDAYIEKSLEMFPNALLHWEDFGNVNARHIIEKYKDKVLTFNDDIQGTGAVTLAGILSGLKIKNESLKDQRILVFGPGAAGIGNADQMKDTMVLEGLTEEEACARFWAVDHRGLLTDGMDGILSFQKPYVRPEAEVADWERENGIITLMETVKHVKPTILIGTSGVAGAFTEAIVKEMAKHVERPIIMPMSNPTHLAEAVPADLIEWTDGKALIATGSPFEPVEYKGVSYEIGQSNNAFVFPGLGLGSIVVKSKLITDSMFIASADAVAKLCDTNKEGASLLPSISQLREVSYEVAVAVAKAAIADGVAQSIPANVEEAVKDAMWYPVYKDIEVL; this comes from the coding sequence CAAAGGAGTTGCCTTTACAGAAAAAGAAAGAGAGGAGCTTGGCCTAAACGGTATCTTGCCTCCGGCAGTGTTGACTCTTGAAGAGCAAGTGCAAAGAGCGTATGAGCAATTCACATCAAAGTCGACTAATTTAGAGAAAAACAATTCATTAAATGATTTGTTTAACCGTAATGTCGTTTTATATTACAGACTGTTGACAGATCATTTAAGTGAAATGCTGCCAATCGTTTACACACCAACTGTTGGTCAATCTATCCAAGAATACAGCCATGAATACCATCGTCCAGGTGGAGTTTACCTGTCTATTAATGATTTAGACGGTATTGAGCAAGCTCTTGCAAATACAGGTGCTTCTTCAGATGATATTGATTTAATCGTAGCAACTGACTCTGAGAGCATTTTGGGTATTGGTGACTGGGGTGTTGGCGGTATCAATATTGCAATCGGAAAATTAGCTGTTTATACTGCTGCAGCTGGTATCCATCCTAAACGTGTATTACCAGTAGTGCTTGATGCAGGTACAAATAATGAAAAACTAATTAACGACCCATTATATATCGGTAACCGTCATGAAAGAATTCGCGGTGAAAAATATAATCAGTTCATTGATGCATATATCGAAAAATCCCTTGAAATGTTCCCGAATGCATTGCTGCACTGGGAGGATTTCGGTAATGTAAATGCGCGTCATATTATTGAAAAATATAAAGATAAAGTTTTAACATTCAATGATGATATTCAAGGTACAGGTGCTGTTACATTGGCAGGTATTCTTTCTGGTCTTAAAATCAAAAATGAATCATTGAAGGACCAACGCATATTAGTGTTTGGACCAGGAGCTGCAGGTATTGGGAACGCAGATCAAATGAAAGATACGATGGTTCTTGAAGGTTTGACAGAGGAAGAAGCATGTGCAAGATTCTGGGCTGTAGATCACAGAGGTCTTTTAACAGATGGAATGGATGGAATTTTAAGCTTCCAAAAACCATATGTACGCCCTGAAGCAGAAGTTGCTGACTGGGAAAGAGAAAATGGCATCATTACATTGATGGAAACAGTTAAACATGTGAAGCCAACTATTTTAATTGGTACGTCAGGTGTTGCTGGTGCATTCACAGAAGCAATCGTGAAAGAAATGGCTAAACATGTGGAGCGTCCAATTATCATGCCAATGTCCAATCCAACTCATCTTGCAGAAGCAGTTCCTGCAGATTTGATTGAATGGACAGACGGTAAAGCGCTAATCGCAACTGGAAGCCCATTTGAACCTGTTGAATATAAAGGTGTAAGCTACGAAATTGGTCAATCCAATAATGCTTTCGTATTCCCAGGTCTTGGTCTTGGTTCTATTGTAGTTAAATCAAAATTAATCACAGACAGCATGTTTATTGCTTCTGCTGATGCAGTTGCGAAGCTTTGCGATACAAATAAAGAAGGAGCTTCCTTGCTTCCAAGCATTTCTCAGCTTCGTGAAGTGTCCTATGAAGTAGCGGTTGCTGTTGCTAAAGCAGCAATTGCAGACGGTGTCGCACAAAGCATACCTGCAAATGTAGAGGAAGCAGTGAAGGATGCTATGTGGTATCCAGTATATAAAGATATCGAAGTACTATAA
- a CDS encoding cold-shock protein → MATGKVKWFNAEKGFGFIETSEGQDVFVHFSAIQSEGFKTLDEGQEVSFDIEEGQRGPQAANVTKA, encoded by the coding sequence ATGGCTACAGGTAAAGTAAAATGGTTCAACGCTGAAAAAGGATTTGGTTTCATCGAAACTTCAGAAGGACAAGATGTATTCGTACATTTCAGTGCAATTCAATCTGAAGGTTTCAAAACTTTGGATGAAGGACAAGAAGTTTCTTTTGACATAGAAGAAGGACAACGTGGCCCACAAGCTGCTAACGTTACTAAAGCTTAA
- a CDS encoding glycerophosphodiester phosphodiesterase produces MTLIFAHRGYSARFPENTMRAFIEAEGTLANGIELDVQLTKDGEIVVIHDETVDRTTNGTGYVVDYNYSDLRKLQASYKFTENNVQIPSLKEVFEWMQSNNLLCNIEFKNNNVPYEGLEEKTIALIREYGLSDRIIFSSFNHYSMVHSYRIAPDIETAVLMSDRIYQPWIYAGAIKAKGIHPNYKRITLSMVEQAEKNGIHVRPYTVNDPKKMKEFIQAGISAIITDEPIEARKILEARL; encoded by the coding sequence ATGACATTGATATTCGCCCATAGAGGTTATTCTGCGCGTTTTCCTGAAAATACAATGAGAGCGTTTATAGAGGCAGAAGGGACTTTAGCAAACGGGATAGAATTGGATGTTCAACTGACAAAGGACGGCGAGATAGTCGTTATTCATGATGAAACAGTGGATCGTACGACAAATGGAACTGGATATGTAGTAGACTATAATTATTCTGATTTAAGAAAATTACAAGCTTCCTATAAATTCACAGAAAATAATGTGCAAATACCCTCATTAAAAGAGGTGTTTGAATGGATGCAAAGCAACAACTTATTATGCAATATTGAATTTAAAAATAATAATGTCCCTTATGAAGGTCTGGAAGAGAAAACAATCGCACTTATAAGAGAATATGGGTTAAGTGACAGAATCATTTTTTCATCCTTTAATCATTATAGTATGGTGCACAGCTACCGAATTGCACCTGACATAGAGACAGCGGTACTTATGTCTGACAGGATATATCAGCCGTGGATTTACGCGGGGGCAATTAAAGCAAAAGGAATCCATCCAAATTATAAAAGGATTACTCTTTCTATGGTTGAGCAGGCTGAAAAAAATGGCATACATGTTAGACCATATACAGTGAACGATCCTAAAAAGATGAAAGAATTCATTCAAGCAGGCATTTCAGCAATCATTACAGATGAACCGATAGAAGCCAGGAAAATACTCGAAGCCCGTTTATAA